In one window of Henckelia pumila isolate YLH828 chromosome 1, ASM3356847v2, whole genome shotgun sequence DNA:
- the LOC140873866 gene encoding uncharacterized protein — protein sequence MTDAVEMIHKRIKASQDLQASYANTRRRPLHFEVGEHVFLRVSPFRKVMRFGLKGKFSPRFIGPFEILEKVGDVTYSLALPPYLSSIHDVFDVSLLRQYVEDDSHILHPTEVKLYQNMSTWRNLSGFLTEKTSCNKEPCEFRTFPLT from the exons ATGACCGATGCAGTGGAAATGATCCATAAGAGGATTAAGGCATCACAGGATCTACAGGCTAGTTATGCTAACACTCGCCGCAGACCGCtacattttgaggtaggggaacaTGTGTTCCTTCGAGTTTCACCTTTTCgcaaggtgatgagatttggactcAAAGGCAAGTTTTcaccgagatttattggtccattcgagattcttgagaaagtTGGAGATGTGACTTATAGtttagctttgccaccgtatctttccagtatccatgatgtgtttgACGTGTCGttgttgagacagtacgtggAGGATGATTCGCACATCTTGCATCCGACTGAGGTGAAACTGTATCAAAATATGTCTACGTGGAGAAACCTCTCaggattcttgacagaaaagacAAG ttgtaataaagaacctTGTGAGTTTCGTACTTTTCCTctgacttaa